The Astyanax mexicanus isolate ESR-SI-001 chromosome 6, AstMex3_surface, whole genome shotgun sequence region GAAGTTTACGTTTGCTATATCCACAGGGACCCTTAAGCTTCCAAAAATTATAGGGttccaactaaaaaaaaaattataattcatgCCCTAGATGGTAATCTAGTTTTGTATATTCCCAATATAAACTGGTTTGAAGAACCATTACTGACTTATACTGAGAAAGAAGCATACATATTTATTCAAGTGACATaattgtattatataatatttattctattatataaaatgtattttggctttttttaaacactttttgtttacttcataattgcatatgCATTTATTCTTAGTTTTgatgtcttaaatattaatctacaatgtagaaaagaataaaagtaaagaaaaaaaaacgtaaaatgaGAAAGGGTGTGTCCAAGCTTTGcacttgtactgtatattattttgtAATTGAGAATTACAAAATCAacctttttttagaatttttattcACCAAGGTCAAAAAGCCTTATCCATGATCAACTTGTATTTGGTTCAGTTTGCAATAAAATTCAGGTATACAGTGATAATACCCCAGAACTGCACAGTATATCCTCCCCCAATAGTGTAGCTCCACTGCTGCTTATCTGAAGTCAATCACACGTCAAAGTTGAAGCAAAATTCCTCTTGAGAGGGTCTGAAAACAAACTGCTCCGTGTGTCCATCAGTCTGCTCGACAGCATGTGAACGTCCATGTGTGTCCTGGGGTTTGTCTGTGCTGGGCGttgtgtctctctttgtctcagcaCGGCGGTGGAACACTGGTCTGCGGGAAGGTTCTGACACAGCGCTAACCCTTGCTGTGGTCATAGCTATTGAAACAGGGATGACCAGTTAGTTGCCTTTTCACATAGAAAGGGATGAGTTTGAGAATCCTGGTCACATGCACATTTTGTTGGTGTAAACAAGTCACTCAAactttaaatagataaatatatctAATGTAAAATTACCTCTGCACACCTTACCatagttttattttctgtgaTATGTTTAATTATGCAAACAGCAATTATGCTACAGAAAGGGAAGATGTGCATATGTACAGGATGCAAACATACTGAACATCTACTTGTAATTATTACTAAATTATTACTACTTgtaataatttttaaattagACCAATTAaaacttaaatgaattaaaactCTATTCATTAAAGATTAGATTATTATGAATGAAGAGCATTATTGGGCTAATATTAGATACTTCCTTCTTGgatattggagaaaaaaaaaacagaataactaCATTCTAATTCTGTAACCAGACTAAAAATATTACGGTTTATTACAGCTGTGTTTTATCTTGTGGGGCAGTCCCATTTTTACATATTGatcttaaagcaacattatgttgTAATAGGAAGAATGACAACTCTCTCATTAACACTGGGTCCAGAACACTGCAATTGCACAATGCAACTTAGTGTTTTGTATCAGCAGTTCAAAattgtgtaaatgtaaattacTCTCCTTTACTGTGGGAAGTCCAAATGCAAAAATagtgaaaaacattaaaaaatgttaaaaaattaaatgaaaaacagaccagcagtgtttaaatatttagtgtttaAACTATTTCTATTAGTTAATTCTTTAGATTGCCAGTACCAGGAAAGAAGAAACAGCAGAATGGCATGTCTAAATTCCTCCCACTGTACAAATAGTGAAACTATATCTCACCTGACTGAATGAGTTTGAACTGTTTATTTTTCTCCTCTTCCATCTTTTTCCTGTAATCTCCAGACACAGCTCTCATTACCTGCCTCTTTTTCACCAGAGGAGCTTTGGAGCTGCGCAGGGTCTTTAGAGCACGACTGGCTTCCTCTTctattacacaaacacacacagatttcagcttgtttatcttgtttgtaTGGATTATTGTGAATTAATGCAAGTAAATAACCATAGTGTGTTTAAAAGTATTTGTTACTCACTCTGCTTGGCAGACGATTTTTGAGTTCGTAGACCCAGCTCTAGCTGTTCGATGCACCAGTCCAGTTCTCTATTTAGCTGCTCATCTggagactaacacacacacaaacacaatatgTGAAATTAAATACTTCGTTTTTTTAGTCTAACAGTAAGCTCAATACATGTGTGTTCACTAACCATTTCTACATTCTCCTGTTTTGGAGCTTCTTCAGTTACTTTATTAATCTTTTTCTGCTGCTtgtccaccaccacctcctcccctcctcctcctttcttcttctgttgctgctgctgcttctttttcttattcttgaCTTTGCTTTTTGAAGCAACTGCACTGAGCTCAGTGGCGGTTTCTCCAGTCTCTGTTGTTTCGGTCTGCATGGCTTCGTCTTCTGGCTCACCACTCTGTGCGGTTTGTACAGGGATCTGAAAGTTGAAAGCAAATGAGCTGCCTGCTTTCGAACAATCTGCCTGCTTGGGTTCTACCAGACTGTATCCCAGGCAGGGTGGGGCTTGTGAGAGAAAGTTAAAGGTGAAGGAGTTATCGCTTCGCTTCCAATGAAAATCTGCCAGGGTTGAGCAGTTTTCTCCCTGTGGCCCTTTTAcaaaacacagacacaaggaAATGTAAATGTGGGAAAATGTGGGAACGTCAAAATACACAAAGAGCAGGAAGCTAAGAATAGTGGTCAGTTGCAAAGAACCCATTACTTTACCTTTTCCAGTTAAACCCTCTTCCATAGTCGGAGGTCACTTTGGGCAGAAATTACCTCAAAAGTATTTATTATCC contains the following coding sequences:
- the c6h8orf33 gene encoding UPF0488 protein C8orf33 homolog, with the protein product MEEGLTGKGPQGENCSTLADFHWKRSDNSFTFNFLSQAPPCLGYSLVEPKQADCSKAGSSFAFNFQIPVQTAQSGEPEDEAMQTETTETGETATELSAVASKSKVKNKKKKQQQQQKKKGGGGEEVVVDKQQKKINKVTEEAPKQENVEMSPDEQLNRELDWCIEQLELGLRTQKSSAKQKEEASRALKTLRSSKAPLVKKRQVMRAVSGDYRKKMEEEKNKQFKLIQSAMTTARVSAVSEPSRRPVFHRRAETKRDTTPSTDKPQDTHGRSHAVEQTDGHTEQFVFRPSQEEFCFNFDV